A genomic window from Streptomyces sp. WMMC940 includes:
- a CDS encoding magnesium and cobalt transport protein CorA yields the protein MPRRTRSAPAPKRQSWRRRVSPTASPPRPPEPAAPAAAAERARAEQDRRSIVQAVLYRDGRRVSSPSSLAETFRLLRDDPAGMAWIGLHRPTDAELRALAEEFDLHELAVEDAMEAHQRPKLERYGETLFVVLRAARYLDALEEVDFGELHVFVGRDFVITVRHGAAPDLSAVRRRMEADPELLALGPEAVLYAILDAVVDGYAPVVAGVQNDIDEIETEVFGGDPAVSRRIYELSREMVEFQRATRPLVGMLHGLMAGFAKYGTDEELQRYLRDVADHVTHISERVDGFRQALADILTVNATLVTQQQNAEMRALAEAGFEQNEEIKKISAWAAILFAPTLVGTIYGMNFQNMPELNWGFGYPFAILLMAAVCLTLYFVFKRRDWL from the coding sequence ATGCCCCGACGAACCCGTTCCGCCCCGGCCCCGAAACGGCAGTCGTGGCGCCGCCGGGTCTCCCCCACCGCTTCCCCGCCGAGGCCCCCGGAGCCCGCGGCGCCGGCGGCGGCGGCCGAACGGGCACGTGCGGAGCAGGACCGGCGCAGCATCGTCCAGGCGGTGCTCTACCGCGACGGGCGCCGGGTCTCGTCGCCGTCGTCGCTCGCCGAGACCTTCCGACTGCTGAGGGACGACCCGGCCGGGATGGCCTGGATCGGCCTCCACCGGCCGACCGACGCGGAACTACGGGCCCTGGCGGAGGAGTTCGACCTGCACGAACTGGCCGTCGAGGACGCCATGGAGGCCCACCAGCGGCCCAAGCTGGAACGGTACGGGGAGACCCTCTTCGTCGTCCTGCGCGCCGCCCGCTACCTCGACGCCCTGGAGGAGGTCGACTTCGGCGAGTTGCACGTCTTCGTCGGCCGCGACTTCGTGATCACGGTCCGGCACGGGGCGGCGCCGGACCTCTCGGCGGTCCGCCGCCGCATGGAGGCCGACCCCGAACTGCTCGCCCTCGGCCCCGAGGCGGTGCTGTACGCCATACTCGACGCGGTCGTGGACGGGTACGCGCCCGTCGTCGCCGGTGTGCAGAACGACATCGACGAGATCGAGACGGAGGTCTTCGGCGGCGATCCCGCGGTGTCCCGCCGCATCTACGAACTGTCCCGCGAGATGGTCGAGTTCCAGCGCGCGACCCGGCCGCTGGTCGGCATGCTGCACGGCCTGATGGCGGGTTTCGCGAAGTACGGCACGGACGAGGAACTCCAGCGCTACCTCCGCGACGTCGCCGACCACGTCACCCACATCAGCGAGCGCGTCGACGGGTTCCGCCAGGCCCTGGCGGACATCCTGACGGTCAACGCGACATTGGTGACGCAGCAGCAGAACGCGGAGATGCGGGCGCTGGCGGAGGCGGGCTTCGAGCAGAACGAGGAGATCAAGAAGATCTCGGCGTGGGCGGCGATCCTCTTTGCCCCCACGCTGGTGGGAACCATCTACGGCATGAACTTCCAGAACATGCCCGAGCTGAACTGGGGGTTCGGCTACCCCTTCGCGATCCTGCTGATGGCGGCGGTGTGCCTGACCCTCTACTTCGTCTTCAAGCGGCGGGACTGGCTCTGA
- a CDS encoding AMP-binding protein: protein MTLSYTHGTGTLPLLGDTIGRSLARVIEAHPEREALVDVPSGRRWTYAELGADVDELARALLARGVAKGDRVGIWAVNCPEWVLVQYATARIGAIMVNINPAYRAHEVEYVLNQSGISLLVASLSHKSSDYRAIVEEVRGDCPVLRSVHYIGDDSWNALVSSADAAGPEELEARAAELSCDDPVNIQYTSGTTGFPKGATLSHHNILNNGYFVGEMIAYTEQDRVCLPVPLYHCFGMVMGNLGATSHGACIVLPAPSFDPAATLRAVQEERCTSLYGVPTMFIAELNLPDFATYDLSSLRTGIMAGSPCPVEVMKRVVSEMNMAEVSICYGMTETSPVSTQTRREDDLERRTGTVGRVLPHLEVKVVDPVSGVTVPRGEAGELCTRGYSVMLGYWNEPERTAEAVDAGRWMHTGDLAVIREDGYVQIVGRIKDMIIRGGENVYPREIEEFLYGHPKVADVQVVGVPDERYGEEILACVVPRNPADPPTLEDLTAFCHERLAHYKIPRRLEILDAFPMTVSGKVRKVELRTTYGR, encoded by the coding sequence ATGACCCTGTCCTACACGCACGGCACGGGCACCCTCCCGCTGCTGGGCGACACGATCGGCCGCAGTCTGGCCCGGGTGATCGAGGCGCATCCGGAGCGGGAGGCGCTGGTCGACGTCCCGTCCGGACGCCGATGGACGTACGCGGAACTCGGCGCGGACGTCGACGAGCTGGCCCGGGCGCTGCTCGCACGCGGTGTCGCCAAGGGCGACCGGGTGGGCATCTGGGCCGTGAACTGTCCGGAATGGGTGCTCGTCCAGTACGCCACGGCACGCATCGGCGCGATCATGGTGAACATCAACCCCGCGTACCGCGCCCACGAGGTGGAGTACGTGCTGAACCAGTCGGGGATCTCCCTGCTGGTCGCCTCCCTCTCCCACAAGTCGAGCGACTACCGCGCGATCGTCGAGGAGGTCCGGGGCGACTGCCCGGTGCTGCGGTCGGTGCACTACATCGGCGACGACAGCTGGAACGCACTGGTGTCGTCGGCGGACGCCGCCGGGCCGGAAGAACTGGAGGCCCGCGCGGCGGAGTTGTCCTGCGACGACCCGGTCAACATCCAGTACACCTCAGGCACCACCGGATTCCCCAAGGGGGCGACCCTCTCCCACCACAACATCCTCAACAACGGCTACTTCGTGGGCGAGATGATCGCTTACACCGAGCAGGACCGGGTGTGTCTCCCCGTGCCGCTGTACCACTGCTTCGGCATGGTCATGGGCAACCTCGGGGCCACCTCGCACGGTGCCTGCATCGTCCTCCCGGCGCCCTCCTTCGACCCGGCCGCCACGCTCCGCGCGGTGCAGGAGGAGCGCTGCACATCGCTCTACGGCGTCCCGACGATGTTCATCGCCGAACTGAACCTCCCGGACTTCGCGACGTACGACCTGAGTTCGCTGCGCACCGGCATCATGGCCGGTTCCCCCTGCCCGGTGGAGGTGATGAAGCGGGTCGTCTCGGAGATGAACATGGCGGAGGTGTCCATCTGCTACGGGATGACGGAGACCTCCCCGGTGTCCACCCAGACCCGGCGCGAGGACGACCTGGAGCGGCGTACCGGCACCGTCGGCCGGGTTCTCCCGCACCTCGAGGTCAAGGTGGTCGACCCGGTCAGCGGGGTCACCGTTCCCCGGGGCGAGGCGGGTGAGCTGTGCACCCGCGGGTACAGCGTGATGCTCGGTTACTGGAACGAGCCGGAGAGGACCGCTGAGGCGGTCGACGCCGGACGCTGGATGCACACGGGAGACCTTGCCGTGATCCGCGAGGACGGATACGTCCAGATCGTCGGAAGGATCAAGGACATGATCATCCGCGGTGGGGAGAACGTCTACCCGCGCGAGATCGAGGAGTTCCTGTACGGCCACCCCAAGGTCGCGGACGTCCAGGTGGTCGGCGTCCCGGACGAGAGGTACGGCGAGGAGATCCTGGCCTGTGTCGTCCCCCGGAACCCGGCCGACCCGCCGACGCTGGAGGACCTCACCGCGTTCTGCCACGAACGGCTCGCCCACTACAAGATCCCCCGGCGGCTGGAGATCCTCGACGCCTTCCCGATGACCGTCAGCGGAAAGGTGCGGAAGGTGGAACTGCGCACGACGTACGGACGCTGA
- a CDS encoding ABC transporter substrate-binding protein: MRHTRLAPAAAVIAALALSATACSTKSGTDANSAGSDGIKTGPGVTEKTITLGALTDLTGPYASLGRSIVNAQQLYVDQLNASGGICGRTVEITVKDHGYDVQKAVSAFTETEPNVAAVSQMVGSPVVSSLQQELESKHLLTFPMAWASTLLGREYVQVVGSTYDVDMINGVDFVVRTAKLKAGDKIGHVYFEGEYGENALAGATYAAENQKLTIVGQKIKPTDQDLTAQVTALKQAGVKAILISAGPRQTAALVGTAAAAGFAVPVLTSSPGFAPQLLATPVGPALEKMLQVVSPAPAFSADNPAMKKLADDYKAKYPKDLLDAGVVSGWNAISVLGEDLKAACRAKDLTREGIAAAHRKQSELTVLGVPLDFSDRAKPATYQSFIHKPAKTAPGGLANVEPAREVPAAKTYTLPKG, encoded by the coding sequence GTGAGACACACCCGACTCGCCCCGGCCGCAGCCGTCATCGCCGCACTCGCCCTGAGCGCCACGGCCTGCAGCACCAAGAGCGGAACCGACGCCAACAGCGCCGGCAGCGACGGCATCAAGACCGGCCCCGGAGTGACGGAGAAGACCATCACCCTGGGCGCGCTGACCGACCTCACCGGCCCGTACGCCTCGCTCGGCAGGAGCATCGTCAACGCCCAGCAGCTGTACGTCGACCAGCTCAACGCCTCCGGCGGCATCTGCGGCCGGACCGTCGAGATCACGGTGAAGGACCACGGCTACGACGTGCAGAAGGCCGTGTCCGCGTTCACCGAGACCGAGCCGAACGTGGCCGCCGTGTCCCAGATGGTCGGCTCTCCCGTGGTGTCCTCGCTCCAACAGGAGCTGGAGTCAAAGCACCTGCTCACGTTCCCGATGGCCTGGGCCTCCACCCTGCTGGGCCGCGAGTACGTACAGGTGGTCGGTTCCACGTATGACGTCGACATGATCAACGGCGTCGACTTCGTGGTCCGCACGGCCAAGCTGAAGGCGGGCGACAAGATCGGCCACGTCTACTTCGAGGGCGAGTACGGCGAGAACGCGCTCGCCGGTGCCACGTACGCGGCCGAGAACCAGAAGCTGACGATCGTCGGGCAGAAGATCAAGCCCACCGACCAGGACCTGACCGCCCAGGTCACCGCCCTCAAGCAGGCCGGCGTCAAGGCGATCCTGATCAGTGCCGGCCCGCGCCAGACGGCCGCCCTGGTCGGTACCGCGGCCGCCGCGGGCTTCGCCGTCCCGGTCCTCACCAGCTCGCCGGGCTTCGCCCCGCAGCTGCTGGCGACCCCGGTCGGTCCCGCCCTGGAGAAGATGCTCCAGGTGGTGAGCCCCGCCCCGGCGTTCAGCGCCGACAACCCGGCGATGAAGAAGCTCGCCGACGACTACAAGGCGAAGTACCCGAAGGACCTGCTCGACGCCGGTGTCGTCAGCGGCTGGAACGCGATCAGCGTCCTCGGCGAGGACCTGAAGGCGGCCTGCCGGGCGAAGGACCTGACCCGCGAGGGCATAGCGGCGGCTCACCGCAAGCAGTCCGAGCTCACGGTGCTCGGCGTGCCGCTGGACTTCTCGGACCGCGCCAAGCCGGCGACGTACCAGTCCTTCATCCACAAGCCGGCGAAGACGGCCCCCGGCGGCCTCGCGAACGTCGAACCGGCCCGCGAGGTCCCCGCGGCGAAGACCTACACCCTGCCCAAGGGCTGA
- a CDS encoding nucleotidyl transferase AbiEii/AbiGii toxin family protein, which produces MPELHTRLLADVIALGSPYPLVLTGGYAVRAHRLVNRPSQDLDVATENPAPMADIAAALCSGLTARGWKVQALETAPLSARFTVTDPATGQECEVDILKEIFWRPVAQSPYGPVLAEEDVIGTKVRALADRGAPRDLIDVYAASHRWSNAELEEFGRRHARGRFEREDLQANLTGAEWTDDEAFTAYGLDETTISALRAWAVEWADDLATRLLEESHDRDID; this is translated from the coding sequence ATGCCGGAGCTGCACACGCGGCTCCTGGCGGATGTGATCGCCCTCGGCTCGCCGTATCCCCTGGTCCTCACCGGCGGGTACGCCGTGCGGGCGCACCGCCTCGTGAACCGCCCCAGCCAGGACCTCGATGTCGCCACTGAGAACCCGGCACCCATGGCCGACATCGCAGCCGCGCTCTGCAGCGGCCTGACAGCCCGGGGCTGGAAGGTACAGGCGTTGGAGACTGCCCCGCTGTCCGCTCGCTTCACCGTGACGGACCCCGCCACCGGGCAGGAGTGCGAAGTCGACATCCTCAAAGAGATCTTCTGGCGGCCCGTCGCCCAGAGCCCGTACGGGCCTGTCCTCGCCGAGGAGGACGTGATCGGGACCAAGGTTCGCGCCCTGGCTGACCGAGGAGCGCCACGCGACCTGATCGACGTGTACGCAGCCTCCCACCGCTGGAGTAACGCCGAGCTCGAAGAGTTCGGTCGCCGACACGCCCGCGGCCGTTTCGAGCGCGAGGACCTCCAGGCGAACCTAACGGGCGCCGAGTGGACCGACGACGAAGCCTTCACCGCCTACGGCCTCGACGAGACCACCATTAGCGCTCTGCGCGCCTGGGCCGTGGAGTGGGCCGACGACCTCGCGACCCGTCTGCTCGAAGAGTCCCATGACCGCGACATCGACTGA
- a CDS encoding AMP-binding protein: MTSGDETARFRAARDFLLRHREDYAAAYEGFTWPRFERFNWALDWFDAVADGNDRPALHIAEEDGTATVLSFDAVRTRSDRAANWLRRQGVGAGDRVLVMLGNQAELWETALAAMKLRAVVIPATPLLGTADLRDRIERGRVRHVIARTDDTAKFDEVPGTYTRIAVGGGAVGWLPYEDAHAAPESFAPDGPTRADEPLMLYFTSGTTARPKLVEHTHVSYPVGHLATMYWIGLKPGDVHLNISSPGWAKHAWSNLFAPWNAEATVFIHNYARFDAGRLMAEMDRSGVTSFCAPPTVWRMLIQADLTQLRTPPREVVAAGEPLNPEVIEAVRRAWGVTIRDGFGQTETAVQVSNSPGQLLKAGSMGRPSPGYRVELLDPVSGKPGADEGEIALDLSADPVGLMTGYHGDPDRTAEVMAGGYYRTGDIGARDPDGYITYVGRTDDVFKASDYKISPFELESALLGHDAVAEAAVVPAPDPLRLAVPKAYVVLAEGWEPDAGTARQIFEHCRAVLAPYKRVRRLEFAELPKTVSGKIRRIELRERTAQGSTAEYDEGDFR; this comes from the coding sequence ATGACGTCAGGCGACGAGACGGCGAGGTTCCGGGCGGCCCGGGACTTCCTGCTCCGGCACCGGGAGGACTACGCGGCGGCGTACGAGGGCTTCACCTGGCCCCGTTTCGAGCGGTTCAACTGGGCGCTGGACTGGTTCGACGCGGTCGCCGACGGCAACGACCGCCCGGCGCTGCACATCGCCGAGGAGGACGGCACCGCCACCGTGCTCTCCTTCGACGCGGTGCGGACCCGCTCGGACCGCGCCGCGAACTGGCTCAGGCGGCAGGGTGTCGGCGCCGGCGACCGCGTCCTGGTGATGCTCGGCAACCAGGCCGAGCTGTGGGAGACCGCCCTCGCGGCGATGAAGCTCAGGGCGGTCGTCATCCCCGCCACGCCGCTCCTCGGCACCGCCGACCTGCGGGACCGCATCGAGCGCGGCCGGGTCCGGCACGTCATCGCCCGCACCGACGACACCGCGAAGTTCGACGAGGTGCCGGGCACCTACACCAGGATCGCCGTCGGCGGCGGCGCCGTGGGCTGGCTGCCGTACGAGGACGCCCACGCGGCGCCGGAGAGCTTCGCTCCCGACGGCCCCACCCGGGCGGACGAGCCGCTGATGCTCTACTTCACCTCCGGTACGACGGCGCGGCCCAAGCTCGTCGAGCACACGCACGTGTCCTATCCGGTCGGTCATCTGGCCACCATGTACTGGATCGGGCTGAAGCCCGGAGACGTCCATCTCAACATCTCCTCGCCCGGCTGGGCCAAGCACGCCTGGTCCAACCTCTTCGCCCCGTGGAACGCGGAGGCGACCGTGTTCATCCACAACTACGCCCGCTTCGACGCCGGCCGGCTGATGGCGGAGATGGACCGCTCGGGCGTGACCAGCTTCTGTGCGCCCCCGACGGTGTGGCGGATGCTGATCCAGGCGGACCTGACCCAGCTGCGCACCCCGCCGCGCGAGGTCGTCGCCGCCGGTGAACCGCTCAATCCCGAGGTCATCGAGGCCGTGCGCCGGGCCTGGGGCGTGACCATCCGCGACGGCTTCGGGCAGACCGAGACGGCCGTCCAGGTCTCCAACAGCCCCGGACAGCTGCTGAAGGCCGGCTCGATGGGCCGCCCCAGCCCCGGGTACCGCGTCGAACTCCTCGACCCCGTCAGCGGAAAGCCCGGCGCGGACGAGGGGGAGATCGCCCTGGACCTGTCGGCCGACCCGGTGGGGCTGATGACCGGCTACCACGGGGACCCCGACCGTACGGCCGAGGTGATGGCCGGCGGGTACTACCGCACCGGCGACATCGGTGCGCGCGACCCCGACGGCTACATCACCTACGTCGGCCGCACCGACGACGTCTTCAAGGCGTCCGACTACAAGATCTCGCCGTTCGAGCTGGAGAGCGCCCTCCTGGGGCACGACGCGGTGGCCGAGGCCGCGGTCGTGCCCGCGCCCGACCCGCTGCGGCTCGCCGTCCCGAAGGCGTACGTGGTGCTCGCGGAGGGCTGGGAGCCGGACGCCGGCACCGCCCGGCAGATCTTCGAGCACTGCCGGGCCGTCCTCGCGCCGTACAAGCGCGTCCGGCGGCTGGAGTTCGCCGAGCTGCCGAAGACCGTCTCCGGGAAGATCCGCAGGATCGAGCTCCGTGAGCGCACGGCCCAGGGCTCCACGGCCGAGTACGACGAGGGGGACTTCCGATGA
- a CDS encoding branched-chain amino acid ABC transporter permease: MSDTRATAEPTKPTEPTGTVTAPAAAPHSPSAPGSRSGKVSPRGRRAATLAAGVLVLLALPFYVSSFWLQTGLFAMAAVIGAIGLNLLSGTTGQLSLGHAFFLAVGAYGYVWLASEPSGTGSSSLYGLGLPPVLAFVLAIVLAGAAGGLFSPISGRLRGMYLGIATLALVFLGHHMMLNAPHVTGGFNGRSVPPLDILGFSFTDTSPDGLTVIGVPFGGLERLWYVGLALVAVAWLAAHNLLRGRPGRALGAVRDSEVAAAVMGVHLTRYRASAFIISSMYAGAAGALLALVFKRVVPDHFGLLLSIDYLAMIVIGGLGSVGGAACGAVFVALIPHLLTKYADDLPLLTAPGTTGSGVSPGDAARYLYGTAIVLVLIFAPGGLAGLAHRRPRRKGDGSPRTRRSPLRTRTTPKEHTP; this comes from the coding sequence GTGTCTGACACCCGCGCCACTGCCGAACCCACGAAACCCACGGAACCTACGGGCACCGTGACGGCTCCCGCCGCGGCCCCCCATTCCCCGTCCGCCCCCGGCAGTCGGTCCGGCAAGGTCTCCCCGCGCGGGCGGCGTGCGGCCACCCTCGCCGCAGGCGTGCTGGTCCTGCTGGCCCTGCCCTTCTACGTCAGCTCCTTCTGGCTCCAGACGGGCCTGTTCGCCATGGCCGCCGTCATCGGCGCCATCGGGCTGAACCTGCTCTCCGGGACGACCGGACAACTCTCCCTCGGCCACGCCTTCTTCCTCGCCGTCGGCGCGTACGGCTATGTGTGGCTGGCGTCCGAGCCGTCCGGTACCGGCTCCAGCAGCCTGTACGGCCTCGGGCTCCCGCCCGTGCTCGCCTTCGTGCTGGCCATCGTCCTCGCCGGTGCGGCGGGCGGCCTCTTCAGCCCCATCTCCGGCCGGCTGCGCGGCATGTACCTGGGCATCGCCACTCTCGCCCTGGTCTTCCTGGGCCACCACATGATGCTCAACGCCCCGCATGTCACCGGCGGGTTCAACGGCCGCTCCGTACCGCCGCTGGACATCCTCGGCTTCTCCTTCACCGACACCTCACCCGACGGTCTCACCGTCATCGGCGTCCCCTTCGGCGGGCTGGAGCGCCTGTGGTACGTCGGCCTGGCCCTGGTCGCCGTGGCCTGGCTCGCCGCGCACAACCTCCTGCGCGGGCGCCCCGGCCGCGCACTCGGCGCCGTACGCGACAGCGAGGTCGCCGCGGCCGTCATGGGAGTCCATCTCACCCGCTACCGCGCCTCGGCGTTCATCATCTCCTCGATGTACGCGGGCGCCGCGGGTGCCCTGCTGGCCCTGGTGTTCAAGCGCGTCGTCCCCGACCACTTCGGGCTCCTGCTGTCCATCGACTACCTCGCGATGATCGTCATCGGCGGCCTCGGCTCGGTCGGCGGCGCGGCCTGCGGCGCGGTCTTCGTCGCCCTGATCCCCCACCTGCTCACCAAGTACGCCGACGACCTGCCCCTGCTCACCGCTCCCGGCACCACGGGATCGGGCGTGTCCCCGGGCGACGCGGCCCGCTACCTCTACGGCACCGCGATCGTCCTCGTCCTGATCTTCGCCCCCGGCGGCCTGGCCGGACTGGCCCACCGACGGCCGCGCCGCAAGGGCGACGGCTCCCCCCGCACCCGGCGTTCCCCTCTCCGCACCCGCACCACCCCGAAGGAGCACACCCCGTGA
- the gcl gene encoding glyoxylate carboligase: MPRMTAARAAVEILKREGVSHAFGVPGAAINPFYKALKEGGGIDHTLARHVEGASHMAEGYTRAAPGNIGVCIGTSGPAGTDMITGLYSAIGDSIPILCITGQAPTNVIHKEDFQAVDIASIAKPVTKAATTVLEAAQVPGVFQQAFHLMRSGRPGPVLVDLPIDVQLTEIEFDPETYEPLPVWKPAATRAQIEKALSFLLEAERPLIVAGGGIINADASDLLVEFAEITGTPVVPTLMGWGTIPDDHELNAGMVGLQTSHRYGNANFLESDFVLGIGNRWANRHTGYKLDVYTHGRKFVHVDIEPTQIGKIFAPDYGITSDAGAALQLFVEVAKELKAAGRLPDRSAWAASTQERRATLQRRTHFDDIPMKPQRVYEEMNKAFGPETRYVTTIGLSQIAGAQMLHVYRPRHWINCGQAGPLGWTIPAALGAATADPDTPVVALSGDYDFQFLIEELAVGAQHRIPYVHVLVNNSYLGLIRQAQLGLDIDFQVNLEFENINSPELGVYGVDHVKVAEGLGCKAIRVTDPSELGAAFEQAGKLAAEHRVPVVVEAILERITNIAMSRTADISDVTEFEEIATEPGHAPTAIVPLRS; encoded by the coding sequence ATGCCCCGTATGACCGCCGCCCGAGCGGCCGTTGAGATCCTCAAGCGTGAAGGCGTCAGCCACGCATTCGGTGTGCCGGGCGCGGCGATCAACCCCTTCTACAAGGCCCTCAAGGAGGGTGGCGGCATCGACCACACCCTCGCCCGCCACGTCGAGGGCGCCTCGCACATGGCCGAGGGCTACACCCGCGCCGCGCCGGGCAACATCGGTGTCTGCATCGGCACGTCGGGTCCCGCCGGCACCGACATGATCACCGGTCTCTACTCCGCCATCGGTGACTCGATTCCGATCCTGTGCATCACCGGCCAGGCGCCGACGAACGTGATCCACAAGGAGGACTTCCAGGCCGTCGACATCGCGTCGATCGCCAAGCCGGTCACCAAGGCCGCCACGACCGTCCTGGAGGCCGCTCAGGTCCCCGGCGTCTTCCAGCAGGCCTTCCACCTGATGCGTTCCGGCCGCCCCGGCCCGGTCCTCGTCGACCTGCCGATCGACGTCCAGCTCACCGAGATCGAGTTCGACCCCGAGACGTACGAGCCGCTTCCGGTGTGGAAGCCCGCCGCGACCCGCGCCCAGATCGAGAAGGCGCTCTCCTTCCTGCTGGAGGCGGAGCGTCCGCTGATCGTCGCGGGCGGCGGCATCATCAACGCCGACGCATCCGATCTGCTGGTCGAGTTCGCCGAGATCACCGGCACCCCGGTCGTCCCGACCCTGATGGGCTGGGGCACGATCCCGGACGACCACGAGCTCAACGCCGGCATGGTCGGCCTGCAGACCTCCCACCGCTACGGCAACGCGAACTTCCTGGAGTCCGACTTCGTCCTCGGCATCGGCAACCGCTGGGCCAACCGCCACACCGGCTACAAGCTCGACGTCTACACCCACGGCCGGAAGTTCGTCCACGTCGACATCGAGCCCACCCAGATCGGCAAGATCTTCGCCCCCGACTACGGCATCACCTCGGACGCCGGGGCCGCGCTGCAGCTCTTCGTGGAGGTCGCCAAGGAGCTGAAGGCGGCCGGAAGGCTGCCCGACCGCTCCGCATGGGCCGCCTCCACACAGGAGCGCAGGGCCACCCTGCAGCGCCGTACGCACTTCGACGACATCCCCATGAAGCCGCAACGCGTCTACGAGGAGATGAACAAGGCCTTCGGCCCGGAGACGCGCTACGTCACCACCATCGGCCTCTCCCAGATCGCCGGCGCCCAGATGCTGCACGTCTACCGGCCGCGCCACTGGATCAACTGCGGTCAGGCGGGCCCGCTCGGCTGGACCATCCCGGCGGCCCTGGGCGCGGCCACCGCCGACCCCGACACCCCGGTCGTCGCCCTCTCCGGCGACTACGACTTCCAGTTCCTCATCGAGGAGCTGGCGGTCGGCGCGCAGCACCGGATCCCGTACGTCCACGTCCTCGTGAACAACTCCTACCTGGGACTGATCCGGCAGGCGCAGCTCGGCCTGGACATCGACTTCCAGGTCAACCTGGAGTTCGAGAACATCAACTCCCCGGAGCTGGGCGTCTACGGGGTCGACCACGTCAAGGTCGCCGAGGGGTTGGGCTGCAAGGCGATCCGCGTCACCGACCCGAGCGAACTCGGTGCGGCCTTCGAGCAGGCCGGGAAGCTCGCCGCCGAGCACCGGGTTCCGGTCGTCGTCGAGGCGATCCTGGAACGGATCACCAACATCGCGATGAGCCGGACCGCGGACATCAGCGACGTCACCGAGTTCGAGGAGATCGCGACGGAGCCGGGCCACGCCCCCACCGCGATCGTGCCGCTGAGGAGCTGA
- a CDS encoding glycosyltransferase 87 family protein — translation MTSRRTAATVLLLAGLVAVLVGTVRADDYHSAPGRLSLWYAAAWLLFAAVLWALRKVPDRTAVVLVMAGAVAVAATGLVAPPRTSTDSYRYAWDGRVQAAGISPYDHVPAAPELVPLRDAWLFPEGRAACAGPDRAAVGDGVCTRINRPRVNTVYPPVAEGYFLLVETLSPEGARHKPLQTGGALLSVATAAALLLMLRRRGAPWRAAYWAWCPAVPVEAVNNAHVDVLGVLFSVAALAAVVRHRAAGGALLGVAVATKLLPAVLIPGALSGVRRARDALAVLLPAAGVVVVLYLPYVLASRGSVLGFLGGYVREEGYDDASARNRYALLRLLLPDDWALPAVAAAIPAVVAYVVLRGDPQRPWSGALVVTGTAFLLMTPGYSWYALLLVALVALDGRWEWLGIAVAGAAKYVTGPAFPGHGDTVGTIAYATAAAAVLAGWALRGRTARGRPSGTRPSRPAASAEPSGGNGRSA, via the coding sequence GTGGTACGCGGCCGCCTGGCTGCTCTTCGCGGCGGTTCTGTGGGCGCTGCGGAAGGTCCCGGACCGGACCGCGGTGGTGCTCGTCATGGCCGGCGCGGTCGCCGTCGCCGCGACGGGTCTGGTCGCACCGCCGCGCACCAGCACCGACTCCTACCGGTACGCCTGGGACGGCCGGGTGCAGGCGGCCGGCATCTCTCCGTACGACCACGTGCCCGCGGCCCCCGAACTGGTCCCGCTGCGCGACGCCTGGCTCTTCCCCGAGGGCCGTGCCGCCTGCGCCGGACCCGACCGGGCGGCCGTGGGCGACGGCGTGTGCACCCGGATCAACCGGCCCCGGGTGAACACCGTCTACCCACCCGTCGCGGAGGGCTACTTCCTCCTGGTGGAGACCCTGTCGCCCGAGGGCGCGCGGCACAAGCCGCTGCAGACCGGCGGGGCGTTGCTCTCGGTCGCCACCGCGGCCGCGCTGCTGCTGATGCTGCGTCGCCGCGGTGCGCCGTGGAGAGCGGCCTACTGGGCCTGGTGCCCGGCGGTGCCCGTCGAGGCGGTGAACAACGCCCACGTCGACGTGCTCGGCGTGCTGTTCTCCGTCGCCGCCCTGGCCGCCGTCGTCCGGCACAGGGCGGCGGGCGGGGCCCTGCTGGGCGTGGCCGTGGCGACGAAGCTGCTGCCCGCCGTGCTGATCCCGGGCGCGCTGTCCGGCGTGCGGCGCGCCCGGGACGCCCTGGCCGTGCTGCTGCCGGCGGCCGGCGTCGTCGTCGTGCTCTATCTGCCGTACGTGTTGGCGTCGCGGGGCTCGGTCCTCGGTTTCCTCGGCGGCTACGTCCGGGAGGAGGGTTACGACGACGCTTCCGCCAGGAACCGCTATGCGCTGCTGCGTCTGCTCCTGCCGGACGACTGGGCGCTGCCCGCCGTGGCCGCGGCGATTCCGGCCGTCGTGGCGTACGTGGTCCTCCGGGGGGACCCGCAGCGGCCGTGGAGCGGTGCCCTGGTGGTCACCGGGACCGCCTTCCTCCTCATGACGCCCGGCTATTCCTGGTACGCCCTGCTCCTCGTCGCCCTGGTCGCCCTCGACGGCCGCTGGGAATGGCTCGGCATCGCCGTCGCCGGAGCGGCGAAGTACGTCACCGGCCCCGCCTTCCCCGGGCACGGCGACACCGTGGGCACCATCGCCTACGCGACTGCGGCGGCCGCGGTCCTCGCCGGGTGGGCGCTGCGCGGGCGGACCGCCCGCGGCCGGCCTTCAGGGACTCGTCCGTCCCGACCTGCGGCCTCCGCGGAGCCGTCGGGAGGCAACGGGAGGAGCGCATGA